AAAATCGAATAACGCTCCTTAGTAGCTTGGATAGTGACTTGTTCTTGCCAAGGAATTTCAAATGAGAAACTACCATCTGCATTGGAATAAACCTCTTTCAAGACTTCTCCCTCTCTACTTAATAACCTAACTTGTGCTTTTGATATTCCATCTTTAGAAGACAGATTGACCACTTTACCTTTTAGTCCAAAAGTTTTTAATCCTGGTGCTTCGCTTAGTTCAAAGCTATAGATATCGTCACCTCCCTTGCCCCCTGCCCGATTGGATGCGAAATAACCCGTAAGCCCATTAACACCGCCTTCTTTAATAATAAAGCCAAAATCATCCGCTTCTGAATTAATTCCTTCTCCTATATTCACAGGTATGCTATAAGATTCCTGACCTTGAATGTTGGATTTGTAAACATCCATACCACCTAAACCATAAAACACATCCGAAGAAAAATATAAACTTCCGTTATGTATAAAAGGGGCTATTTCATTTCCTGGAGAATTAATTCTAGGTCCCAAATTTATTGGCGCCGACATAATTTGTCCATTGTTCGTTAAAACATAGTACAAATCGGTACCACCGTAACTGTCCTCAAAATTAGCCGAAAAATATAGTCTTTGGCTAGAAGCTTCAAAAAACGGATAGTAGAAAGAGGTACTTAAATCCTTTAATAAAAAACGAAACTGACCGCTATCATATAGCATTCCTATGGCCAACGCATTTTTGCCGTTATCGTCAAAAGCCATTTCACCGTCCTGCGTATTGGAAAGTATAAAGAAAAATCGATTCAGTTCTTCAGAAAAGAAAGGAGTAGATTTATGGAACTTGGACTCTGGAATCTTTGTGAAGGCAGCACTATTGATTACGTCACCGTCAGTGGCTATTTCACCAAAATATATATCCAAATAAGATTCGCCCGAAGGCTTGTAAACCTCTTTAGATTTTTGAGGTCTACCACTGCTGAACAGAAGACTCTCTTTGTAGAATGCGGGAGAAAAATCCCCCTGCGGTGAATTTATACTAAGGTTTGTGATATTAACTTCGTCCGGTTCTTCCGAAGCGGCCAAAAGCTCATAATTGAACGCTGCATTTTCTAACAATTCAGAAGACAACATAGGAGATTTAGACTTTAGAAATGCCCGAATCCTTTCCTTATTTTTACCTTTGGACATGCTTTGAAGCATCTTGTTAAAACGGTGCACAGACATTATGGTATCGTTCTTATTTACCTGCATGTACAATTCAGAGGCCTCATCGTATTTACCAGTTTTAAAGTAAGCATCTGCTAGATTCAGAACCTGGCTGTTCTTTAAAGGTGCCTTCGTTTTTTCCTTATTATATGCTGCAATAGCCGCTTCATATTGGTAACCGTAAAAAAGGTCATCTCCCTTTGAATTTTTATTTTGCGCAAAAAGAGAAGAGGATATCACTAGAAGAAATACGATGAGTAATTTAAATTTCATATCCCGTTTATTTAAAAGAATCTTGGTGTATCAATCTGTTTTGGCTTACCCTTGGCGTTTTTGTTCTTATTGTTCTTATCTGTGGAACTACCTCCGCCTTTTCCGAGGAAAAATTTCAATATAATTTCATGCGAACCATTATTAAATTCTCCCAACGCATTGGTATTATAATCGTACGAGTAACCAATAAATGTTCCACTGGAAATCTGAAAACCTGCCAAGCCACTAAATGCATTCTCAACACGATAGGAAACGCCGGCCGTAAAAACATCGGAAATCAAAAAATTCGCAGACACGTTTATATTTAACGGTGCACCTTGAAGGGAATTAATCAAAAATGCAGGTTTAAATTTTAGACCGTCCGAGAAGTTAAAGACATATCCTCCAATAAAGTTAAATTGCATTCTGTCCTCTACAAT
This genomic window from Maribacter sp. MJ134 contains:
- a CDS encoding OmpA family protein yields the protein MKFKLLIVFLLVISSSLFAQNKNSKGDDLFYGYQYEAAIAAYNKEKTKAPLKNSQVLNLADAYFKTGKYDEASELYMQVNKNDTIMSVHRFNKMLQSMSKGKNKERIRAFLKSKSPMLSSELLENAAFNYELLAASEEPDEVNITNLSINSPQGDFSPAFYKESLLFSSGRPQKSKEVYKPSGESYLDIYFGEIATDGDVINSAAFTKIPESKFHKSTPFFSEELNRFFFILSNTQDGEMAFDDNGKNALAIGMLYDSGQFRFLLKDLSTSFYYPFFEASSQRLYFSANFEDSYGGTDLYYVLTNNGQIMSAPINLGPRINSPGNEIAPFIHNGSLYFSSDVFYGLGGMDVYKSNIQGQESYSIPVNIGEGINSEADDFGFIIKEGGVNGLTGYFASNRAGGKGGDDIYSFELSEAPGLKTFGLKGKVVNLSSKDGISKAQVRLLSREGEVLKEVYSNADGSFSFEIPWQEQVTIQATKERYSIFSAAYSAEEMEEVQKSLYNMGLALLDDLIETKEDKTVLKLNKFYFDKNKSTVNASVINELDKVVDAVKRFPQLKLRIETHTDSRGSSAYNKKLSQRRSDAIKIYLLKNGLSSNNIIETIGYGEEKIKNNCTNGAYCLDFLHKQNERTLIEVVE